Proteins encoded within one genomic window of Pedobacter africanus:
- a CDS encoding amidohydrolase family protein produces MISPVSATYIYPVSAPPVKNGVLTFDEQGTITGVFTAEEARERQLKNIRHYEGLLAPGFVNTHCHLELSHLKDQIPQHTGLPEFVQSVIKLRNFNAQEREEAMAKADAAMYASGIVAVGDISNQPVTKPIKQHSKLYYHTFLEIMGFRPEQAEAIMERVKQLKDEFGSLPISIVPHAPYSVSSELFKVLAEYAAETGGPISIHNQETKEENDFFERKEGGFLDLFEFLGQDIDFYQPSGKTSLQTYLPLLPPELKTLLVHNTYTSAADATFAASVHPNLYWGLCPKANLYIENRLPDVDMMRRAGLRITIGTDSLASNNSLDLLSELNVLQQHFNVPTEDLLKWATFNGAEFLGITQQFGSFEPGKRPGLNLLGFKEQDGKVILGNELQRLL; encoded by the coding sequence ATGATATCTCCTGTTTCTGCAACATATATTTATCCTGTTTCTGCCCCGCCCGTAAAGAATGGCGTTTTAACTTTTGATGAACAAGGCACGATAACAGGTGTTTTTACAGCAGAGGAAGCCCGGGAGCGGCAGCTGAAAAATATACGGCATTATGAGGGCTTACTGGCTCCGGGTTTCGTAAACACACATTGCCACCTGGAGCTTTCTCATTTGAAAGACCAGATTCCGCAGCATACCGGCTTGCCTGAGTTTGTACAATCGGTGATTAAACTCAGGAACTTCAATGCGCAGGAACGGGAGGAGGCTATGGCAAAGGCTGATGCGGCTATGTATGCAAGCGGTATTGTAGCTGTAGGTGATATTTCCAATCAACCCGTTACAAAGCCTATCAAACAGCATTCAAAGCTATATTATCATACTTTTCTGGAGATTATGGGCTTCAGGCCAGAACAGGCCGAAGCCATCATGGAAAGGGTGAAGCAGTTAAAAGACGAGTTTGGATCGCTCCCGATATCTATAGTACCCCATGCACCTTATTCTGTATCGTCCGAATTATTTAAGGTGTTGGCTGAATATGCTGCGGAAACAGGCGGGCCGATCAGCATTCATAACCAGGAGACCAAAGAGGAAAACGATTTTTTTGAGCGTAAAGAAGGCGGCTTTTTAGATCTTTTTGAATTTCTGGGGCAGGACATAGACTTTTATCAGCCATCCGGAAAAACATCGTTGCAGACTTACCTGCCACTTTTGCCGCCTGAGCTAAAAACCTTGCTGGTCCATAATACTTATACCTCTGCTGCTGATGCCACTTTTGCAGCGTCCGTTCATCCGAACTTATATTGGGGCCTTTGCCCGAAAGCAAATTTATATATAGAGAACCGCCTGCCTGATGTAGACATGATGCGCAGGGCCGGGTTGAGGATCACGATAGGAACGGATAGCCTGGCCAGCAATAACAGTCTGGACCTGCTATCGGAGTTAAATGTATTGCAGCAGCATTTTAATGTCCCTACGGAGGATTTGCTGAAATGGGCTACATTCAATGGCGCAGAATTTTTAGGGATAACGCAGCAGTTTGGTAGCTTTGAACCTGGAAAACGGCCGGGGCTAAACCTGCTTGGCTTTAAAGAACAGGATGGAAAAGTGATTTTGGGCAATGAGCTACAGCGTTTATTATAA
- a CDS encoding NAD(P)H-dependent flavin oxidoreductase, which yields MKNRITELFNIQFPIIQAGMIWCSGWRLASAVSNAGGLGILGAGSMYPEVLREHIRKCKVATSRPFAVNVPLLYPNIQEIMQIIAEERVPIVFTSAGNPASWTSFLKEKGMVVVHVIANTKFALKAEACGVDAIVAEGFEAGGHNGREETTTMCLIPMVCDAVKIPVIAAGGIGSGGAMLAAMALGAEGVQIGSAFAVAEESSAHPNFKERIVHAAEGDTQLRMKKLVPVRLLKNEFADAVALAEAGGASAEELVNILGRARAKLGMFEGNMQEGELEIGQVSAMLKEIRPAATILEEIWQGFLAAKTRLLAQ from the coding sequence ATGAAGAACAGGATTACTGAACTTTTTAACATACAATTTCCTATTATACAGGCAGGGATGATCTGGTGCAGTGGCTGGCGGCTGGCATCAGCAGTTTCCAATGCAGGTGGCTTGGGCATCCTGGGAGCCGGCTCCATGTACCCGGAAGTACTGCGTGAACATATTCGCAAGTGCAAGGTTGCAACTTCAAGACCTTTTGCTGTAAACGTACCCCTGCTTTATCCGAATATACAGGAAATCATGCAAATTATTGCCGAGGAGCGGGTCCCCATTGTATTTACCTCTGCCGGTAACCCAGCAAGCTGGACTTCTTTTTTAAAGGAGAAGGGGATGGTTGTAGTGCATGTAATTGCCAATACCAAATTTGCATTGAAGGCTGAAGCATGTGGTGTGGATGCTATTGTTGCGGAAGGATTTGAAGCCGGAGGACATAACGGCAGGGAAGAAACCACCACCATGTGCCTGATTCCTATGGTATGTGATGCAGTGAAGATACCGGTGATTGCCGCCGGTGGAATTGGCAGCGGAGGGGCAATGCTTGCAGCCATGGCCCTGGGCGCCGAAGGGGTACAGATTGGGTCTGCTTTTGCTGTTGCAGAAGAGTCATCTGCACATCCGAACTTTAAAGAACGCATTGTCCATGCCGCAGAGGGGGATACCCAATTGAGGATGAAAAAGCTGGTGCCGGTACGTTTGCTGAAGAATGAATTTGCCGATGCCGTTGCCCTGGCAGAAGCCGGTGGGGCGAGTGCGGAGGAACTGGTAAATATTTTAGGGAGAGCAAGGGCAAAATTGGGTATGTTTGAAGGAAATATGCAGGAAGGTGAACTGGAGATCGGGCAGGTATCGGCAATGCTGAAAGAAATAAGGCCTGCGGCGACAATTTTAGAGGAAATCTGGCAAGGGTTTTTAGCTGCTAAAACCAGGCTGCTAGCACAATAA
- a CDS encoding acylphosphatase produces the protein MKIIHIDVKITGKVQGVGFRETTKYVADQSGIKGFIRNEADGSVYIEAEGGQWELDSFLEWCNDGPDRAKVENCEVSQSMEPKHFKDFVILKK, from the coding sequence ATGAAAATTATACATATTGATGTCAAGATAACAGGTAAGGTTCAGGGGGTTGGGTTTAGAGAGACTACCAAGTATGTCGCAGATCAGTCGGGAATTAAAGGTTTTATCAGAAATGAGGCAGACGGCTCAGTATATATTGAAGCAGAGGGCGGACAATGGGAACTGGATTCTTTTCTGGAGTGGTGCAATGACGGACCGGATCGGGCTAAAGTAGAGAATTGCGAAGTGAGCCAATCAATGGAGCCTAAACACTTCAAAGATTTTGTAATCTTAAAGAAATAG
- a CDS encoding lipopolysaccharide biosynthesis protein → MSAIKKFLGQTAIYGVTTVVSRMFNFILTPLFTGVFQPAVYSIFTKMYASASLINAILAFGMESTYFRYLNKHEDKRQEVYNNSFFTVGFLSLLFLITGLLFAKPIAIHFSTEPGQVTDYMSYVNYFVWLLFIDAICVIPFAKLRADGKPIRFSVIKFLNIGSFIGFNLFFLFVVPAIIRTESSIGHWCASWYREGWIGYVFISNLIASVLTLLLLVPELLKLKLKFDAELFKKMFSYSWPVLIANLSFVVNENLDKMILEPLGVSAYNLGVYGAVCKIAVFLSLFITAFRLGAEPFFFSHAKNANARTTYATVLNYFVVALALIFVGLVANIEILKHFIDKEYWVGLNAVPILLFGYVCLGIYSNLSIWYRLSDQTRYGLYISVIGAIITIVLNIVLVPVYGFMGSAWVSMLAYFVMMVISYVLGQKNYPIPYNLKRILWYMLVSIILVALSFWVFNRNIYIGNVLFLVFIAGSFYAEKKELKQILKGK, encoded by the coding sequence ATGTCGGCTATCAAAAAATTTCTTGGACAGACAGCCATTTATGGAGTGACGACAGTTGTGTCGAGGATGTTCAATTTTATCCTTACACCTTTGTTTACTGGGGTATTCCAACCGGCAGTGTATTCCATATTTACAAAAATGTATGCCTCTGCATCGCTGATCAATGCCATACTGGCTTTTGGAATGGAAAGTACTTATTTCAGGTACCTTAACAAACACGAGGATAAACGACAGGAAGTATATAATAATTCCTTTTTTACCGTTGGTTTTCTTTCCCTGCTTTTTCTGATTACAGGCCTGCTGTTCGCAAAGCCAATTGCTATTCATTTTTCTACTGAACCGGGGCAGGTAACGGATTACATGAGTTATGTAAATTATTTTGTGTGGCTATTGTTTATCGATGCCATTTGCGTAATCCCCTTTGCAAAGCTCAGGGCCGATGGAAAACCGATTAGGTTCAGCGTGATTAAGTTTCTTAACATTGGGAGTTTTATTGGTTTTAACCTGTTTTTTTTATTTGTTGTACCGGCTATCATCAGGACAGAAAGTTCAATTGGGCACTGGTGCGCCTCCTGGTATAGAGAGGGATGGATTGGCTATGTCTTCATTTCTAATCTGATTGCTAGTGTGTTAACATTGCTGCTGTTGGTTCCTGAACTGCTGAAGTTAAAGCTGAAGTTTGATGCAGAATTGTTTAAGAAGATGTTTTCATATTCCTGGCCTGTTCTTATAGCGAACTTATCTTTTGTAGTGAACGAGAACCTGGATAAGATGATCCTGGAACCATTGGGCGTTTCAGCCTATAACCTTGGGGTATATGGCGCGGTCTGTAAGATTGCAGTATTTTTAAGTCTTTTCATAACTGCATTTCGTTTGGGGGCAGAACCCTTCTTTTTCAGTCATGCTAAAAATGCGAATGCCAGAACGACTTATGCTACTGTACTCAATTATTTTGTGGTCGCACTTGCTCTCATTTTTGTAGGCCTGGTTGCCAACATAGAGATACTGAAACATTTTATTGATAAAGAATACTGGGTTGGACTAAATGCAGTGCCCATCTTATTGTTTGGCTACGTATGCCTTGGCATCTATAGCAACTTATCGATCTGGTATCGCTTATCAGACCAGACTAGATATGGACTATACATATCTGTAATTGGTGCAATCATCACCATTGTGCTCAATATTGTATTGGTACCCGTTTACGGCTTTATGGGCTCGGCCTGGGTATCCATGCTGGCATATTTTGTAATGATGGTGATCTCTTACGTACTGGGACAAAAAAATTATCCTATTCCGTATAACCTGAAACGGATCCTATGGTATATGTTGGTATCAATTATACTTGTTGCCCTTTCTTTTTGGGTATTTAACAGAAATATTTATATTGGAAATGTCTTGTTTCTCGTTTTCATAGCTGGGTCATTTTATGCGGAGAAAAAAGAATTGAAACAAATACTCAAAGGAAAATAG
- the dut gene encoding dUTP diphosphatase gives MNINIINHSGHPLPQYETAHAAGMDLRAAIETEITIKPLQRVLVPTGLYIELPVGYEAQIRPRSGLAYKHGISIVNAPGTIDADYRGELKVLLVNLSDTDFVVNNGDRIAQMVIARHETVVWNAVEELSDTARGAGGYGHTGK, from the coding sequence ATGAACATTAATATCATTAACCATTCAGGACATCCCCTGCCACAATATGAAACTGCACATGCCGCAGGGATGGACCTGCGTGCTGCTATAGAAACAGAGATTACCATTAAACCTTTGCAGCGTGTGCTGGTTCCAACAGGTTTATATATTGAACTTCCGGTAGGCTATGAAGCGCAGATCCGTCCGCGCAGCGGCCTGGCCTATAAACACGGGATCAGCATTGTGAACGCTCCCGGCACCATTGATGCCGATTACCGCGGAGAGTTGAAAGTGCTGCTGGTGAATTTATCGGACACAGATTTTGTGGTGAATAATGGCGACAGGATAGCACAGATGGTAATAGCCCGGCATGAAACCGTGGTGTGGAATGCAGTTGAAGAACTGAGTGATACCGCACGTGGAGCAGGGGGGTATGGACATACAGGAAAATAG
- a CDS encoding tetratricopeptide repeat protein: protein MKYTVFLWILLGCITTAAAQPPPVVAQVDSNVIKTLFFAGLRDKLSEDYNKANESFTKILAIDPNNSAVHYEIAVLNYRQNKLFEAEMAIKKATAVNANNIWYWLLMAELYKRKGDMEALVKVLNQMIRLSPQTEAYYFDRSNAWLLAGKTEEAMKGYEELEKKFGSSEALVHAKQRIIAEKTQGNGATPQDNRQAEASLTPDQSKLLLAEKLFKQGDLNGALIQYKSILKNTDQIYVAWERTLNIEVALGLYKEALKTADEALGIYPNQAVLYYHLAIALQREARYAEALVNIKSALQLDEGNGLYMELYGDVLYLKGDRDLALLQWKKAKATGMGSEKLNRKINEQKYVE from the coding sequence ATGAAATACACGGTGTTTTTATGGATTTTACTGGGCTGTATAACTACAGCGGCCGCACAGCCGCCGCCGGTGGTTGCTCAGGTAGACAGCAATGTCATAAAAACACTTTTTTTTGCCGGTCTCCGAGATAAACTGAGTGAAGATTATAATAAAGCAAACGAGAGTTTTACTAAAATACTGGCCATCGATCCTAATAATTCGGCTGTTCATTACGAAATTGCGGTACTGAACTACCGGCAGAATAAACTTTTTGAGGCCGAAATGGCCATCAAAAAAGCAACTGCTGTTAATGCCAATAATATCTGGTACTGGCTGCTGATGGCTGAGTTGTATAAGCGAAAAGGAGATATGGAGGCTTTGGTGAAGGTCTTGAACCAGATGATCAGGCTCTCTCCGCAAACCGAAGCTTATTATTTTGACCGCTCCAATGCCTGGTTGCTGGCGGGTAAAACTGAAGAGGCCATGAAGGGATATGAGGAGCTGGAAAAGAAATTTGGCAGTTCAGAGGCTTTGGTTCATGCAAAACAAAGAATAATTGCAGAAAAAACACAGGGCAACGGAGCAACGCCCCAGGATAACAGACAGGCAGAGGCTTCGCTTACACCAGATCAGTCTAAACTGCTGCTGGCAGAAAAGCTGTTTAAACAGGGTGACCTGAATGGCGCGCTGATCCAGTATAAATCTATACTGAAAAATACGGATCAGATCTACGTGGCCTGGGAACGTACGCTGAATATCGAAGTTGCACTGGGACTCTACAAAGAAGCCCTGAAAACTGCCGATGAGGCTTTGGGAATTTATCCAAATCAGGCGGTTTTGTATTACCATCTGGCCATTGCCTTGCAGCGGGAAGCCAGGTACGCTGAAGCGCTGGTAAATATCAAGTCGGCTTTGCAACTCGATGAAGGGAACGGTCTTTATATGGAGCTATACGGTGATGTATTGTATTTAAAGGGGGATAGAGACCTGGCTTTACTGCAATGGAAAAAAGCCAAAGCAACCGGTATGGGATCGGAAAAATTAAATAGGAAGATCAATGAGCAGAAGTATGTGGAATAG
- a CDS encoding DUF4292 domain-containing protein, whose product MSRSMWNRLIYMVLVMGALLGCKVRKAVVVVPPTDAAKAMSSKKAENLALLKKNDLAFNTLALKGKAGLDINGNTNNVSMNIRMKKDEMIWISVTAIAGIEVARVLITPDSLKVRNNFQNVYLKKPFSYVHTFTNKQVNFKLLQSIFSGNTIDDFMTEESELEQKDGVWVLKGQQQDLAYRVLFNTLMKVQENNLNDVRSGKALKVVYGDYQKVADELFPSSMQISSMAGAKNVGLKLDFSKIERNLPLDFPFSVPGKYEVIN is encoded by the coding sequence ATGAGCAGAAGTATGTGGAATAGGTTGATATACATGGTATTGGTTATGGGTGCGTTGCTGGGATGTAAGGTAAGGAAAGCAGTAGTTGTTGTCCCTCCGACGGATGCAGCGAAGGCAATGAGCAGCAAAAAAGCAGAAAACCTGGCTTTGCTCAAAAAGAACGATCTTGCATTTAATACCCTTGCTTTAAAAGGGAAGGCCGGTCTGGATATCAATGGCAACACAAATAATGTGAGCATGAACATCAGGATGAAGAAAGACGAAATGATTTGGATCAGTGTAACTGCCATAGCTGGAATTGAAGTTGCGCGGGTATTGATTACTCCCGATAGCCTTAAGGTTAGAAACAACTTTCAGAATGTATACCTGAAAAAGCCTTTTAGTTATGTTCATACCTTTACCAATAAACAAGTGAATTTTAAATTGCTGCAATCTATATTCTCGGGAAATACGATTGATGATTTTATGACCGAAGAATCTGAACTGGAGCAGAAGGATGGTGTGTGGGTGTTAAAAGGGCAGCAGCAGGATCTGGCTTACAGAGTGTTGTTCAATACTTTGATGAAGGTGCAGGAGAACAATCTGAATGATGTAAGATCGGGTAAAGCCTTGAAAGTTGTATATGGCGATTACCAGAAAGTAGCGGATGAGCTGTTCCCTTCGAGCATGCAGATCAGTTCGATGGCAGGGGCTAAAAACGTAGGGCTTAAGCTCGACTTTTCAAAAATTGAACGCAATCTTCCGCTTGATTTTCCGTTTAGTGTTCCAGGGAAGTATGAAGTAATAAATTGA
- a CDS encoding murein hydrolase activator EnvC family protein: MKLRKSLILLLFVFFTLVTSAVFAQSSAELKRKKEAIQREIELLQRNLTKTAKSKKLTLGQISALNAKINLMQDKITVINSEIKNLDNQIHENTNTVISLKGQLSQLKKEYGAMIRFAQRNKNAYDKMMFIFAAKDFNQAYKRIKYLQQFGQYRKKQAGYIQGTQKDLNNKIVVLDKNLKEKSNLLHEQENEKDKLGKNKSEQSAVLNKYAKQEKQYQKDIAARKKQQAQIDRSIRAAIAREIALERKRAEEAARAAAAKAAAAAAAAAAKAKAENRPAPAAVPAAKPKAGGDYLAATPEAAKLSSAFESNRGGLPWPVASGSITESFGKHKSGQANYDNVGITIQTADGAAVRAIFNGEVRKVSGVMGKYYVLIRHGQFFTVYSNLRSVSVGVGDKVTTKQTIGVVALEGGVPELQFQIWRGQTPQNPAGWIAK, encoded by the coding sequence ATGAAGCTACGCAAATCCCTTATACTCTTATTATTTGTTTTCTTTACCCTCGTCACATCGGCCGTATTTGCCCAAAGCAGTGCGGAGCTCAAAAGAAAAAAAGAAGCTATACAAAGGGAGATTGAACTCCTGCAGCGCAATCTGACAAAAACTGCAAAAAGTAAGAAACTGACATTGGGGCAGATCAGTGCGTTAAATGCAAAGATTAACCTGATGCAGGATAAAATCACGGTGATTAACTCGGAGATCAAAAATCTGGACAACCAGATTCACGAAAATACCAACACGGTGATCAGTCTTAAAGGACAACTTAGCCAGCTTAAAAAAGAGTATGGTGCCATGATCCGCTTTGCACAGCGCAATAAGAATGCCTATGATAAGATGATGTTCATTTTTGCGGCCAAAGATTTTAACCAGGCTTATAAGCGTATTAAGTACCTGCAGCAATTTGGACAATACCGTAAAAAACAGGCGGGATATATACAGGGTACCCAAAAAGACCTGAACAATAAAATTGTTGTACTGGATAAAAACCTGAAAGAAAAAAGCAATTTGCTGCACGAACAGGAGAATGAAAAAGACAAGCTGGGCAAGAACAAGTCGGAACAATCGGCCGTACTGAACAAGTATGCCAAACAGGAAAAACAATACCAAAAGGATATTGCCGCCCGCAAGAAACAACAGGCACAGATTGACAGGAGCATCAGGGCTGCTATTGCTCGTGAGATTGCATTGGAACGTAAACGTGCAGAGGAAGCTGCAAGGGCTGCTGCTGCAAAAGCCGCCGCTGCTGCCGCCGCCGCTGCTGCAAAAGCCAAGGCCGAAAACAGGCCTGCGCCGGCTGCTGTCCCTGCGGCCAAGCCTAAAGCCGGGGGCGACTACCTGGCAGCAACGCCAGAGGCGGCAAAATTGTCCTCTGCATTTGAAAGCAACCGTGGGGGATTGCCATGGCCGGTAGCATCGGGATCTATTACCGAAAGTTTTGGTAAACATAAAAGTGGGCAGGCCAATTATGATAACGTTGGTATTACCATACAGACTGCTGATGGTGCAGCGGTAAGGGCCATCTTTAACGGTGAAGTTAGAAAGGTAAGTGGTGTAATGGGTAAATACTATGTACTCATCAGGCATGGGCAGTTTTTTACCGTCTATTCGAATTTAAGATCTGTAAGTGTTGGGGTAGGTGACAAGGTGACGACCAAACAAACCATTGGTGTTGTGGCCCTTGAGGGCGGAGTGCCTGAATTGCAGTTCCAGATATGGAGGGGGCAAACGCCTCAGAACCCTGCCGGATGGATTGCGAAGTAA
- the tatA gene encoding twin-arginine translocase TatA/TatE family subunit → MYTGTLVEFLNMGGGEIMLILAVVLLLFGGKKLPELARGLGKGLREFKDASDGVKREIHRNINAVGINDEINEFKSAFNDEPSNRNHPYAHTPNDGTYTPDPYSGHDEPYSEAANFDKQQAAAHTEDTTKPGTEHSPADSNEHTKTETDKTKN, encoded by the coding sequence ATGTATACAGGTACGTTAGTTGAATTCTTAAATATGGGCGGTGGAGAGATCATGCTGATCCTTGCCGTTGTACTTTTGTTATTTGGAGGTAAAAAATTGCCTGAACTGGCGAGGGGGCTGGGAAAAGGATTGAGAGAATTTAAAGATGCATCTGATGGCGTAAAACGTGAAATCCATAGGAACATTAATGCCGTAGGTATAAATGATGAGATCAACGAATTTAAATCTGCATTTAATGATGAGCCCTCTAACCGGAACCATCCATACGCCCATACTCCAAATGATGGCACCTATACACCAGATCCTTATTCGGGGCATGATGAACCTTACAGTGAGGCCGCAAATTTTGATAAACAACAGGCTGCGGCCCATACCGAAGATACAACAAAACCAGGCACAGAGCACAGTCCTGCCGATAGCAACGAACACACTAAAACAGAAACAGATAAAACTAAAAATTAA
- a CDS encoding Sec-independent protein translocase subunit TatA/TatB, whose amino-acid sequence MFDTTILAMLGGPEIAIILVIVLLLFGGRKIPELMRGLGKGIKEFKDGKDGADDPVEQNRSNTNKPV is encoded by the coding sequence ATGTTTGACACAACAATATTAGCCATGCTTGGCGGGCCGGAAATTGCCATAATCCTGGTAATTGTACTATTACTTTTTGGTGGCAGAAAAATTCCTGAGCTGATGCGTGGTCTTGGAAAGGGGATTAAAGAATTTAAAGATGGTAAAGATGGTGCTGATGATCCGGTTGAGCAAAACCGCAGCAACACCAATAAACCTGTATAG